ATATTTTACTTTTGAAATTATCTGAggatgttattgttattttttttaagtatcATGGTTATTCACCATATTACAAGGGATTTTGGTTTTCTTTTAgggcaacaacaacaaaaactttatatttcaaagcaaattcaattttttatggTCACGAAAGATAAAAACTTATATTGAACTAGTAGCTATTACAAGTAGGAGACAAAGGTCTAACTGTACCCAAAGGGTCAGTACTACAAGACAACACATTTGCCGCAGTTCTAACACTGTACTAGATGCTAATACTAAACTATTTACTAGTCCTATTTGCTATGTGAGGTGGAACGAGTCTTCGTGTTGCATCTTCGTCGATTAGCTACAACTGATTGTATAGCTTCCAAGGATGCCCAAATTACAACGAGAATGGGCTTGCACGATGCCTGATTTGTTGTGATTAACTTTCATCAGTTTATGGTGCTATGATGCTATCTGTTTACATGGACAAAGATGAGCAAGGTTCAAGCATAAACTAATAGGTAGGGGCGGATCTAACGTGAGTTTCTATATGTTCAACTGAAGCATTACTTTCGGCTCCAACTATGTACACATATgcaaaagaatttaaaatatgtacataaaaTAGGCAAAGGCTCCAAGCACTTAAACTGATGCAAATATCATCTGGCCACCAGATTATCAAACTTCTAATGCTTCTTCAGCACATTAGTAGCAGTAGTATAGTAGTAgcgctttttttttttcatccgGAGTTCGATATCCGCATTGGAGTctcattaaatttgaattcgcATCAGAAAGTTCGTCCTAAAACATTCTTTCTTTTTACTGCAAAAATACTCAGGCAATCGACATGCACTTAGAACTTTCAATTTGAATCCTTTTAAATAATAGGACATTTTGTTTGTCTTATAATAAGGGGACCAAAATCATAATTAGTCGATAAGATATCAGCTAAACTCGCAAGTCTCAAGAAGTTTGGGGGGTTTAAGGGAAAACCTTAAATCCTATCGTCTCTTTTCCTCCACAGCAAAATTCCCCAACTCCAAGGAGTTCGTAATTCTGCAAATCCACATGGAATCCAAAGAAGATGAAGCCCTCCCCAAACGGAGCAAACCCACTGAAATTCAGTCCATTTCAAGCAAAGATTCAGTCTTATCAATGCCTAATCTTCCTGAAGAACTCATCACTGAAATCTTGTTAAAGCTTCCGGTGAAATCTCTCTTACAATTCAGGTCTGTTTCAAAATCGTGGCTTTCTTTAATCTCTAGCCCTGATTTTGTGAAGACCCATCTCTTATTATCCGCTAGTAACAAGGACTACACCCATCATGGAGTTATGATTAAGGTTTCTAATGCTAACCGCGGTGTCAAGGACTGTTCTCTTAGCGCTTTACTTTACGATTCTGTACCTGAGGCATTTGACTTGGATTATCCTGGTCAAATTCCCGATGGTTATCCTCAGCTTGTGGGTTCTGCCAATGGATTGATTTGTCTTGCTATCAATCTATTTTATGGATTAGATTGCTTGATTCTATGGAATCCATCAATTAGAAAGCATAAGGAATTGCCTAGTTGTAGACTTAATCTAAACCGCCGTCACCAGGAGCATGGTCTTCCTCATTTCACTTTTGGGTTTGCATATGATGAGTTCCAAAATGATTACAAGGTAGTGGGTATTTTCCCTATTTACAAGTATGTAAGTCTTTTTCGTGTTGAGGTCCAAATATACAGTCTAAAGAGTGATTCTTGGAAacgtattgatgattttaaaGGTAGAGAGCTTTTGGATGATTCTGCTAAGTTTGTGAATGGGAAATTTCATTGGCTTGACAAGCAATGGAACATCATTTCTATTGATTTGGCGGATGAGAAATGGGAAAAAGTAGAGCAGCCCTGCTGTTTTAAAAGATGTGGATTTTTGAAGCTAGGAGTGTTTGAGAGTGATCTTTCTGTGTTTTGTAATTACGCATGGACTCATGTTGATGTCTGGGTTATGAAGGAGTATGGAGTAAAAGAATCTTGGACAAAGATGTTTACCATCAAGTCTCCTGAAGGTTCTAGGGGACTGATATTTTATCCAGCCATTTTAATGTCTAATGAAGGTGAAATTTTGCTTCAGTTTGGATCACGTTTCACGAAATACAATCCAAAGGATGACTCTATCAGATATCTAGATGTTGCTAACTTAGCTCCATGTCTTGAGGTAGAAATCTATGTTAAGAGCCTAGTTTGTCCCTTTTACCGATGAGACCACGAATTCACCAACAACGGAGGCTGAAATAATTCTGATGAAGACAATCGTGTGACTGATAGATAACCTGTAAGAGTTACACTCTATGCATATTTGTTAAATGTTGTTAAATCCTGCTTCATATTGCTTGGGGATCTTGTTAGTCAATTTCCTTTCTTGCCCTATTTTCAAGAAATGATAATCTTTTCCAAGAGCAGTTATTTTGGTAGCATTACTGATGTATTGAACTTTAAACTTATTGTTACTGGATGTCGTTGCTCTTGTTGAGAGCAGTTTTCTATTGGGATCAGAGGCAGACATACCTTTAAAGGTGAGGGGACACCGGCCCCTGTATGTTTCCGGCGAAATGTagtatattgtatatataatcCCTTAAAATGGCTATGTAATGTGGCTGGTACCCGTAATCACAATGTAGAGGTAGGTGCATTGGTTGAGTGAAAGTATTTAAGGGTTCCTCTACCCTTCTGCCCAAGATTGAGTTTGTCTTGCTGCAAAACATTTACATTTTAGGGTGTGCTCTGTATGAAGGCcccagaaaatatttttcaattttctcatgtttggttggtcaaTTATTTTGGAGAACATTTTCTCTTAGGTAAAGAAGCTCCTTAATAATGGGAATTCTTGCAAGTTAAGGGGCAGGGTTTCTGTGTAAACCTCCCAAGTTTAAGTCTGACTGTCGATTTTTGGCTGTCCAATGTGCTGCACATGGATCAGCAGAACTATTTGCTTGTGACTTGTTCTTGGCTTTTGTTGTTTTGGTATTAGTTCTGTTTGAAAGTGCTAAGAAAATTTTGTTAGAAATTAGCACCCATAGAGTGCAAAGGAAGTGGTGTGTTGATATTTATAATAGCATATGCATACCACTTGAGACAGGATACATGAATAGTTGAATTGGTATTTTGAGATAGGATACTTGAGTTGGTTTGTTTGGATGAATAAATTCGTTTTGAGTGCTTGAATAGccttcggaaacaacctctctatcttcaCAAGATACATAAACAACCTTTCGAaaaatctttttaatttttttcatatttggttGGCTTTAAGTGTTTTGGAAAACGTTTTACAAATAaacttattcttaaaatttaaagaaaatgacttctctttataaaataatgaaaatgttAGTTTAGATTATACCTAAATGCTCTTAGGACAATATTTAGAGTAcaccttttatatatataaaattgtgGATTGtactatccaaaaaaaataaattatatgtatTAACTACATTATCGTGTTGTGTTTTATATGATAATGTACCTGTAGCACAAATATTTGTATAGAAAGTGAAGTGGTTGATGTTTTGGTTTAACTTTTTCTGTTTACTTTTGTTAAAAACAAATGGTATATCTGAGTTTGTTGCTATATAATATACGTAGAGTAggtatatattcattttgaaaaatattatatttctaTCTATATCGTGGAACTTATTAAATTACTCCACCACTTGAattcattttcaaataaaaaataatgacaaacaATGATTATTatagcttttttttttctcttagtAGTTGTATCCTTAATTGTAttgtaaataataaaataaaaaattgtattGTATATTATTTCCTCTTTCAACTGTccccaattttttattttttttaaataagggTCCAACAAATGAAAGGTTGTTTGTGTCATGGAACCAGCAGATATAGGCCAAATCCATGTgacttttattaaataaattcatTTTGGCATTTTGACAATTTATGAACATGAACATTAATCATGTTGGCATTTTAATAATGAACATAATTAGCATCAAGTTTTGTCATTCATTTGACTGCACGTGACAATATATTCGTTTATATTTAGACGTTAATTGCATTAATGAACTCCGCCAATTTATTTTACTATCTTATAAATGGGAGTTAGccaaaaaagaatgaaaatgaCAAGACCCAATCGAAAAAGAAGATATTCACGAATAAAATTGTTATTTGTTTTAGCTTTAGTTAGATATATGAGTACATCAAATattgaatttgatatttaattttaagtatTAGCAAGAAGGTTAGTATGTAATCGTATGTTGTCGTATTTTACGTGAGAAGGCACGAGACTAGTCTCTCCTTCACTTATCCTTATTAATTTgtaatcatataattttttattctttaatatatattattatttgttgttttatTCGCTTTGTATTTTACTATTTTGCTGTCATATTAAATAATCTCTCACCCTACAATAATAAAAGTAAAGTCTATGTATATTCTAGGCTTTTTAAACTTCACTTTTAAAATTATACCAATGTGTTGCTGTCgtaaataagaagagaatgataATTATTCACAACTTTTCAGTACTTGAAATACTTCTGAAAATCATGACAAATGTGAAATTTTAGAAAGTATACTTTTATTAGATCCCTTTTTATGTTGCCAAAAAGCACCCCTTTCTgatattttcagaaaaatgaaattttaaaaggacCACACATTCATTATTTTCCCCTCTTTTCTGAtactcataaaaaataaaaaagaacccACTTTCGAAGTCCAAATATATCGATGAGCAACAATTGCTAaattccatatatatataattattatggtCAGATGAATCTTTATAAACCTTAATTACCTcaattaattttatgaaatatctATCATCTTTTCAACCACAGTTGCTCGATTTT
This DNA window, taken from Solanum dulcamara chromosome 3, daSolDulc1.2, whole genome shotgun sequence, encodes the following:
- the LOC129883084 gene encoding F-box/kelch-repeat protein At3g23880-like, which codes for MESKEDEALPKRSKPTEIQSISSKDSVLSMPNLPEELITEILLKLPVKSLLQFRSVSKSWLSLISSPDFVKTHLLLSASNKDYTHHGVMIKVSNANRGVKDCSLSALLYDSVPEAFDLDYPGQIPDGYPQLVGSANGLICLAINLFYGLDCLILWNPSIRKHKELPSCRLNLNRRHQEHGLPHFTFGFAYDEFQNDYKVVGIFPIYKYVSLFRVEVQIYSLKSDSWKRIDDFKGRELLDDSAKFVNGKFHWLDKQWNIISIDLADEKWEKVEQPCCFKRCGFLKLGVFESDLSVFCNYAWTHVDVWVMKEYGVKESWTKMFTIKSPEGSRGLIFYPAILMSNEGEILLQFGSRFTKYNPKDDSIRYLDVANLAPCLEVEIYVKSLVCPFYR